GTGGTAATGCTCCCAAGTGGTCCTTTCTCTtcacacctgctgctgtatTGAGCCTTTTGAAATGGCATTTCCTTGTTTGATCAGCAGTGCTGGTGCAGTCAGGTGATGCATAATCTTGCCCCAGGAAATGACAGGAACATGAGATGGCAGAGAAAGCATTACCTCATGCAGTGCAGGAAATGGCATGTAAATATGTTATCCGCCCTCTTGAGTCATGTTAAAGTCTTCTATAGAGCAAAGTTAGCATAACTTATCCCAGTGCAGTTTCCCTATACTGTGGTTTTGCTTGATAAGCCAACAGTTCAGTGTTTACCTGTTTGTTGGAAGAAATGAAAGTTGAATGTTTCgctgttttttctgctctaCAAACATGAGGGGTAGTACAAAGAACTTGTTTTGCTGGATGTCACGTTATATTGGATTGTAGGTCTTTGTCAGCGGAGGACGCATCCTGTATTGTTAGTGAAACAAGCATACCCAGGCAAAAGGGGCAACCTGACCCCATGCTGAACAAACTCTTCATACCCAGGCCGTAAGACTTAAAGAAACAgtttaaaacaacatttaaccCATGAAACATCTTGACCTTAAGACCTTAGGTCATGCAGATAGGTTTTAACCACCAAGGTCCATGTAAAAATtagcaaatgtaaaaagttaTGGCTACTTGAGTGTTTATGATTCTGAGACCCGACAACCTGGAAATACAATCAAAATCTTACTTAgctaataaaaacaagatttttgtcCCTGTGTTTGGAATTTCattgtaaagtcacaaaactagtttattcatttatttcaaactgCCAGCACCTTTTTACGTAAAAGTGAATGTGCCCAGGAAGAGAATCTGATCAGAGTTTTTGATTTATATAAAGCAGACCGTAACGTGGCCATCTCCTGTTCCCATTATACACAATATAAGGCAGTGTTAAAGATGTGAGAGGGGCCTGAAATAGGTTTGTTTCTAGTGGGTCCCCACATGATGAATAGTAGTCTATTTTTAATGAGCCTGAGCCAGGGGGAGACAGCATTTAGTCAGTGCACTTACTGTTAGGACTGTTCAGCTTGGCAGATGCTAACTAGCGTCCAGGGCTGACTGAGGAGGGGCTGATAGCGATGGTATGCAGAAATGCCCACTGTAGCAACCTGTAGGATAGGACCTTTGttctcctctcagcctgtgTATTATGTGGCCTTGTGAGTCACTGGGTCCTAATTCTATGATGACAGCAGCTGAACCACCAGCGTTCTGGGTCACTGACTTCCACCTCAGTCAGACACAGCCTCGAGGGTACAGGGACAGAAAAAGAGCAAAGGAGGACAGGTGGAGGACAAGGCTACTTTGGACAGTCCAGCATAGCCACTCAGTGAATGGTTAACAAGGCCTACCacaacctttttttcctccaccagcAGTCAATATGTGGAACATATCTAAATAATGCTAACTAAATGTAGTTAAGTGTAATTTATTACAAGATTACATCACAGTTTAACTTagatgaatttgtttttatagaATACAGAGTAAAAGTATTAGAGAAGGGATTGTACAAGAGCTCATTAGGTGTCTTTCCACTGTCGTGCTACCCCAAGCGAGGGTTATCTTCGAGCCACATGGTGTTAATGGCCCTCAACCCACTGCCACGAGAACAAAAATCATTTGcttttccactgttgtgccgaTAGCCCCACGGTCTTGTCCTGTCAATGCAAGAGCGTGAGAGGTAGGAAGCGGGCGGTTAAAATCTGCACACCCAGTACTAACTAACTACTGCAGAACTACGTatcacagggttttttttctttggacgcctctttgtgtgttgtgtgctttaactgccttgtaATGAAacctcagttttttcagttttttgtggaCCTTGTGTGTCGGATCCCCTCCACTGCCTTCTCTCTTACCATTTACTGAATAATGTcctcatttcagcaaacaccACCAATTTGACGttggacattatcctctgcccAAATAGTGAACGGAGCCCTCATGTCCGCGTTCACCACGACTGCtgcttgttctccatttttcttttctctgttatttttctgctacaaaaacGAGCTGCTGTGCCGACATATGTACCAGTGGCACCCATCTCACCACGTATCATCCTCAACTCAGCCTCAGACCTCAGTTAGCCCTGTCTGGAGCATGGGTATTTGGTGGGTCATTAACACCTAGAAACCGGCCTTGAGAGACCCACCAAGGAGCAATCAAAGACtggaagtgacaatggaaatgcaactCGACTTGGCAAGCACTAGCATGCCCACATTTGTCGCGACAGTGGAAAGCTGACTACTGACAATTGTGAAAAATTAATCAATTCTTCTTCACCACATGACCAACCTTTTCACCAAATTTCAtacaaatccattcataactaTTTGCTGACAGACAACTAATAGACAAAAGGAATGGGATGAAAACATAACTCCCATCCAACTTGGTAGAGGTAATCTATGATTGCATTTTATTGCTTGGAGGTCGTTATTATGTAATCTGACACAGTCTTCTGTGTATTAATATTGCATAACACTACATAACACTCTTGCTATCCCTTGCTTGTCCTCCATACCAGAGGAGAGCATGCAGCTTAGCTACCAGCCTCGATGTTCAGGCTGACTGACGTGACTTACTGAGTGCTCTACAGAGAGAATATGACCCATTTCTAGTCAAGTGGGCAGAAGTCATCTCAGAGGCCTCTCCTGTGTATTTCTCTTAATGCGTGTGGCACATGACTAACTGTTGCCAATCCCACAGAGCTCTCATTTCGTTTTCCTTCCCTAGCtattctgctcattttttttcttgcccttcATCTCTGACTCTTCCTTTTTCCATTTGCTTGTATGCAAAAAGCCATTTATTCATCTGCAACCCCAAGGCCAATGCCTCAGAATATCCCTGCTGCCTGTTAAGACACAGCTATCGAGGCATTTCAGACAGggcaatgaaataaaaaatgtaagttCCATCTACTCTATGCATTCTTACCATGGTGGTAGGTTGTTGTCAGCTCTGCCCTGTCAGTGCTACAGATCCCCTCCCAGCTCCCAGAGTGCCCATTTGATCCCCAATGTTAGTCTAAAAGCACTGTGTAAGTACAGGCTCTTGCATCAGTCTGATGTTTTTCCATTGTACTTAGGATAATGTACTTATGCATGTTTTTACAGAACAGAATTCTATAATGCTTAAAAATGGATGTCTCTGAGTATGTCCTGTCCCAGGGTAGGAAGCTCATCAAAGATTTGTATTTCAGCTGTTGCTGTGAATATAATAGGATGGAAAGGTTTGCTGTGCCTTGTCACCCTATATTTGTTTACTTTCTCAGTATTTTTCAGCATGACTGAAagccagatattttttttttttttttttttttttggtctcaagGACATACTCCAGGACAAAGTAGTTTTACCACTCTCTTACACGGGGAACATTAGAAGTAGATTCAGAATTCACACTGGGTCTCAGTGATGGAGGCTTTGTGAGTACAGGTCCAGGTCTGCTTTTGGTTTCTTAACAATATGGCATCACGGATGGTGAATTTACACAATCACGGAACTCTGCTTTGTTTTAATGAGTAGAGCACAGCTTTTTTGTTTAATGGCTATCAGAATGAAACCTCATTGAATTGCTCTTTAAGCCATGAAGAGATCAGATCTGCACTAAAATTATTAAGTCATGTTTCTGTAAATGTAGTCTGTAATCCTCTTTGTCTCATAACATTAACATTGTGTAATGGCAATATATAAAGGAGATACTGGTGCTAAAGCACTTCTGAAAAAGTAAGATGTGCCTTTCAGTTGTGGTGCCAAATAATGTCAGAGTGCTCCAGTAACCACAGTATGGTACCGTGTGTTTCTGCCTGCCTGCATTCATGCTAGCAGCTACAAAATGGTGTGCTCAAAAGCCAAGCTGGGCTCTGTGAGTTGACCTACTTCCTCTGTGAAAGCCCATCAGAAGTTCAGCAGCCTggctctctcctctgtgtcctcCCCCATTGTCCTCCATCCATGCCTCCCATCCTCCCTTTCTGtccccctccatcctctccaaCCCCACCCCAGTGTTCTTTGTGATGTAGCCCAGGCACAGTCCCAGGCCCATGGCCAGATGCTATCAGGGGTAACCAGCTTCTCTATCTCGCCTCATTTAGGCCTGACGAGAAACAACACTTAAAGATGCAGACATGTCTGTCTTGACTGTATTTGACATACTACCACTGCTTATAGCATCATTGGATGAGAGATGAATTAAAGTTGGGCATAGAACCTTCCTTAAGGACCCATTGTGGAATTTGCCATGAAAATTTACATTCACGTTTCTGCTTTTTTCAAGACCCCCCGGCCTCCTTGCCTAATAAAGCTACATATAAATAATCAATGCACTGGAGTGCATATTTTGGAAGAAATCATCATGCTTCTAATGATctgtccttttctgtttttttttccactccagAACCTCTTGGACACATACCTCATTCCCAACACCACTTCACCAGAGAGCAAAGTCTTCtacatgaaaatgaaaggagaTTACTGCCGCTACTTAGCTGAGGTAGCTAAGGCACCAGAAAAGGAATGTAAGTCCTTTAAGTCCGTTTTTACACCAGCTGTTAATGTGCAGGGATGCTTGATATTTACTATGTACTTGctttgtatatatgtgtatgtgtgtcacacCAGCTGAAATGTTGGATTCGAGGAGGATTGATACCTGCATCCAAGCCTGGGCATGTCAACCCTCTCAGACTTTATCCTATTAAACGAACACTTAACTGATCTACATTGGCCCTACCACAAAGATTACAAAAGTATCCTCATGTGCCCCTCTGGCCGTAATAAACGGAGGATAATAAATGCAGACATTGGTACATACTACAATTCTTCCTTTGTCCTGTCTTGCTTCTTACACATACAGTCATAAGTCACCAAATGTTTAAGGATAGGTTTGGTCTTTTTTAACCTAgccagtgttaaaatgtttataGACCTTTTATAACATTACACAACACAACTTTGCTGCTGGCTTTTGTCATAAGAAACTCACCActcagctgcagcttcttgctagcCTTCAACACAATCTAGCAGGCCATTATTTTTTATCCTCAAACATTATAAATGGCTTTTCTCAAAGCAGGAAACTCACAATGTTGTCATGTATGTCTTGAAATTGTCCACCCACAAAACGGTTGGTAATGGTGCTTTTTCACAAGTTTTAAGATAATACATTGCCTTGTATACCTCGCTTGCAGGAAGCTGCAGCAGTATAGTCGGTTTGCACGGTTATGTGCCTAAATGATGgctatcaacattttaataaataccAAACCTTACCGtcaaatttgtattttattttaattgagcaatttaatttttaacaAGATTTCTTGCTGCCTTTGTTATTTGGACTATAACAGTAGAAGAGTTCTGTTCATCGGGTCTTGGGCAAAAGCAGAGCTTGgtcaaaaatagatttttaaacAGAGGCGTATTTCAGGATGTCAGTGGTGTTGAACCCATCTCCCACTGATTTCTAGTTTAAAAATTTCCAACTTATGTTTTTCAGATAATATCCTGCCATTTGTATTGTCTGTATTACATCCCTATGTACAGGAGGTAGAGAGAACACTGTTTGTAATGGATTGGTGATGGTCTTCTTTTTGAATGTTGACAATTTGaagaaaatgtgtcagtgtgaagcattcagtgttttcctccaGCAAGAACAGCTGCCTGATTTAGAGGACAGATCTTAATGTATCAAAAAAGGCTTCCCTATTGGTTTGTCACTGCCCACTACCCCTtgcacattcattcataaaacgACTGCCACAGGATGTTTTAGTTGTGGTTAGGAATGGCTCCTCTCTTGTGTTTCCGTTTTCCGCTCAAACTTTGATacaatgccagaaaaaaaaaaaaaaaaaactaaaaggaCTGATGACTTAGTGGAAGCTTGTCTTTTGAATTTACAGAAATTATAAGAGAGGAAATGTTTACTTTAGTTACAAGCATTtttagattattattttattttttttagattttttttatgagtaATTTGCTTCATGTTTGCGGGACTTTAGGCCGTGGTGGAAATGCAGACAACGGACTGAAGGAACGGTGTAGTTGAAAAAGTAGTTGCTGGGAATAAGATtgagtgaggtgtgtgtgtgtgtgtgtgtgtgtgtgtgtgtgtgattgtgtgattgtgtgagtgagagagagagagaaaaaaagaaagagcttAGTAGCAAgtttgaattttgctattttgattCATGCTCTTTCTGAAACGTGGTTTCTGTTGAAAGCCATGACTTCTGGCAAACAGCCAGAAAAGGCTTGTGAGCCATAGGCATCCAGCCACTGGTACAATGTGTGTAAGAAACAAGAGACGGCAAACTCAAAAGACTTGGGGAGTTTTACGCTGTATTTTCTGTAATGtcttgtattatatttgaatcatacagaAGTTAAATCATTTGAAAAGCGTTTATCAATATAATTTGTTCCTGAGTACCAAGTTTTGTTCAGCACATAGGGTATCTATAGTCCAGAAAAGGGTAGAtacacctggtggagatctgcatTTTTCTCGGTGCACTCCTCTAGTTTACCTTGATTTTAGCTTTCTTAGGGTTTTCAGATTAAAGACAGTTGCTGAACCATTACCCTGTTTCCCCTTACTTTTAATAAAGTGCAAGATGATGCATCAGCTTAGTTAATGGAACAAGCACATAATGCATAACTTCTGTAGTGATTGACTACTTTCTGCACAGACACTTAAGAAACCATTGTGCATTGAAACCTCAAACAAGCTGCCTACTTTCTAACCCACACCCAGCTGAAACTGAGGCCCTTGTCAACCTCTCAGAGGTGTGGCTCATCACATATCCACAGGATTAGTCATCACTTTATCACCACCACATCACTGCAGGGTGTTAGGGAAAGTCATTAGATGTCTCTGAAAGGTTGTCACAATATGCCATTGATAAGCAGCAAGGCAAAATTTGAAAGTTATTGGTAGGCATACTTGTTAATTACCCTGGACACCTGACAGAAACAGACTCGGTTTGACAGCCTGAAATAGCACAAACACTAGAATGATAATGTCATTTGGCAGATTGTCAtggtttctgtttctcttctgAGGATTGGGATGGCAGAGATCAGGGAGACAGTTAAGCCGGTTAGTGTAATGTGGGAAAAGGGGAAGTAACTCAAAAGCTCAGTtcctttttgtttgaaacacagacagacagacttccCATTGTATTCATCTACAGAAAGGAAACTGTCTGGTCTCCTGGCTGAAGGAAACTATCCCAACTGACAAAAGCCAGCTCCTCTGCAACTTGGTCACAATTATTTCTTCTTTTACATCATGCTTCCTTCATGCTGTTATAGTTAACTCACGTAATATGTAAGGGAAAATCTGTATATTTGTTCACTCTCACACAGTCTGTCAAGTAAATGAAATGTCTGCTTCCACTGTTTAGTAAGCACTGATCACTAGCAATAAATTAAAAGTATGAGAAAGGAATGTAATTTATTCCTTAGACAGTGTCCGATTCAAGAACTACTGGCTGTTAATAGTACTGTATTTCCTAGGAGGACCTAACCCTACCCCCGTCAAAGGCAACTGTACTTTTTTGCTGGTTTGACACAGAAATTTAAGGGCATTTTCCTACAAtgcaacacacgcacacacacacacacacacacacacacacacacacacacacacacacacacacacacacacacacgaagggTAAGTCACACAACTCTAATGatatgttttctctccatcagcCATCACTACACGTTCACTTGATGCCTACAAAGAGGCTTTTGAGATCAGCAAGAAAGACATGCCGCCCACGCACCCCATCCGTCTTGGCCTTGCCCTCAACTTCTCTGTCTTCTACTATGAGATCCTTAACACGCCTGATAAGGCTTGCCAACTGGCCAAACAAGTAAGAGCACAACACACATGTCGCTGTTGCTGCACTGATGAGGACATTACACTGACATATGTAGTAGAACTTTTGAATTGCTAAGCGCAAACAAGCATTCATTCAAGACTcaatttttcttctgttttcataaCTTGTTGAATGTGCAGCTGTAGTTACACTaacacagaatcaaacaaaataaaacatttccctACATAATCACATGGACTTCTGTATAGTTCTGTCCAGACTGTTTGTTTTAAGACCATTGctattcttgtttgttttgaatccTGCAGGCTTTTGATGATGCCATTGCAGAGCTCGACACATTGAGTGAAGACTCATACAAAGACAGTACGCTGATCATGCAGCTACTGAGAGATAACTTGACAGTAAGTGTGTCTGAAAGTGCATTTCCTACACAACTGTACCAGTGTAAATAAGAGATTTCATCAATAGAACCATTTAGATTGTAG
The Myripristis murdjan chromosome 16, fMyrMur1.1, whole genome shotgun sequence DNA segment above includes these coding regions:
- the LOC115374299 gene encoding 14-3-3 protein zeta/delta — translated: MGDDSSKDELVQTAKLAEQAERYDEMAAAMKTLTEQGAQLTNEERNLLSVAYKNVVGARRSSWRVVSSIEQKTDGCEKKQALVKGYREKIEKELKEICNDVLNLLDTYLIPNTTSPESKVFYMKMKGDYCRYLAEVAKAPEKESITTRSLDAYKEAFEISKKDMPPTHPIRLGLALNFSVFYYEILNTPDKACQLAKQAFDDAIAELDTLSEDSYKDSTLIMQLLRDNLTLWTSDNQGDGEDAEEPKH